A portion of the Betta splendens chromosome 2, fBetSpl5.4, whole genome shotgun sequence genome contains these proteins:
- the rbm14b gene encoding RNA-binding protein 14b produces the protein MDKSHTVKLFVGNLALDTTQEELSAIFEPYGQVVSCSVLRQFAFIHLQGEGAAERAIRELNGREFRGRNLVVEESRGRPLHSTKVFVGNLSGMCTTEDLQQLFQTFGKVLECDKVKGYAFVHMENKEDALQAIEALHGTSFKGRPLSVELSKVQPSKQAPTGKIPCVNCGKQGHYAGECPVGKPSLEQYQSQAAVLAAAAAAAAGLPLQVQQSVHNSVYNTSTFDPTYAALTGITTGTRTDGNPVNPAVYGALASQVYGANVANQLYGTVASQAALSSGATQVYSSMTPNIYGQVAATPAAAAAAAAAAYTTPVYTPAVGNPPVYLAAAHGLEMQAAAVNPAYSVAPALYGAATPAYAHISAMGATDPTTAIFEAARQAHYFSQGQQVVAEQQTAAAAAAAAKSGERDRSPLRRSTPLLPDPVLKPFVYQRAKPRRPLLPTPAGRAAEEAVEAAEDPMARYYAEYYQQLQQYHQFQYAYPPQNAVTLPAIPGVQAVSAVPAAVPTMSAQPVATLDALRPVVPTAAAVAAAMAVPRVYEPPLPPPTRKEAILRRPELSLHTPEPPFR, from the exons ATGGACAAGAGCCACACAGTGAAGCTCTTTGTGGGCAATCTGGCGTTGGACACCACCCAGGAGGAGCTGTCGGCCATCTTCGAACCCTACGGCCAGGTGGTCAGCTGCAGCGTGCTGCGGCAGTTCGCCTTCATCCACCTGCAGGGCGAGGGCGCTGCGGAGCGCGCCATCCGGGAGCTCAACGGCCGGGAGTTCCGTGGTCGGaacctggtggtggaggagTCGAGGGGGAGGCCTTTGCACTCCACCAAGGTGTTCGTGGGCAACCTGAGTGGGATGTGCACCACAGAAGATCTGCAGCAGTTGTTCCAGACGTTTGGGAAGGTTCTTGAGTGCgacaaggtcaaag GCTATGCCTTCGTTCACATGGAAAACAAGGAAGACGCACTGCAGGCCATTGAAGCTCTACACGGCACCTCGTTCAAGGGCCGTCCCCTGTCTGTAGAGCTGTCCAAGGTCCAGCCCAGCAAGCAGGCACCGACAGGGAAGATCCCCTGTGTTAACTGTGGAAAACAGGGCCACTATGCAGGAGAATGTCCTGTGGGGAAGCCGTCTCTGGAGCAGTACCAGAGTCAGGCAGCAGTCttggctgccgccgccgctgcagccgccgggCTGCCTCTGCAGGTCCAACAGAGCGTGCACAATTCAGTCTACAACACCTCCACGTTCGATCCCACGTACGCAGCTCTTACTGGGATAACCACGGGCACTCGCACTGATGGAAAcccagtgaacccagctgtcTACGGGGCACTTGCCAGTCAGGTGTACGGTGCCAATGTTGCCAATCAGCTTTATGGAACAGTGGCCAGCCAGGCAGCTCTCTCATCAGGCGCCACCCAAGTGTACAGCTCAATGACCCCCAATATCTACGGCCAGGTGGCGGCGACCCCAGCGGCGgccgcagctgcagcggctgctgccTACACAACTCCAGTATACACCCCAGCAGTGGGCAACCCCCCTGTTTATCTAGCTGCCGCCCACGGATTAGAGATGCAAGCAGCAGCGGTAAACCCCGCCTACTCTGTGGCGCCAGCGTTGTACGGCGCCGCCACCCCTGCCTACGCTCATATAAGCGCCATGGGAGCGACGGACCCGACGACGGCCATCTTTGAGGCGGCCAGGCAGGCCCACTACTTCTCCCAGGGCCAGCAGGTTGTGGctgagcagcagacagcagctgctgcagcggcagcggcaaAGTCCGGTGAGAGGGACCGGAGTCCCCTGCGGAGATCGACACCCCTGTTACCGGATCCCGTCTTGAAGCCCTTTGTGTACCAGAGAGCCAAGCCACGCAGGCCCCTGCTCCCGACGCCAGCTGGGCGAGCAGCCGAGGAGGCGGTTGAGGCTGCAGAGGACCCCATGGCAAG GTATTATGCTGAGTActaccagcagctgcagcagtaccACCAGTTCCAGTATGCCTACCCACCACAGAACGCGGTGACCCTCCCTGCCATACCGGGCGTACAGGCCGTGTCGGCCGTACCAGCAGCTGTACCCACGATGAGCGCCCAACCGGTTGCTACGCTGGATGCCCTCAGGCCAGTGGTCCCCACTGCCGCAGCAGTGGCAGCCGCAATGGCTGTGCCCAGGGTGTATGAGCCGCCGTTGCCGCCGCCCACGCGCAAGGAGGCCATCCTCCGCCGCCCCGAACTCTCCCTTCACACACCTGAGCCCCCCTTCcgatag
- the LOC114842654 gene encoding copper chaperone for superoxide dismutase-like codes for MTNRQWENSCGTPTPGGGNVRSVVTVTSPRWRLLAAATVPWFASVSEKVGSFLFKTLFFAQAVTCGHGMESQRPTKLEFTVQMTWESCADRVRAALDGKPGVKSVSVDVGKEQVLVESALASAEVQALIESTGRRAVLKGIGGSERDLGAAVAMMAGVGPIQGVVRFLQLSEERCLIDGTIDGLQPGPHGLHVHALGDLTRDCSSCGEHYNPHGRQHGSPEDSERHVGDLGNVVAGPDGRATFRLEDSQLKVWDVIGRSLVVDAQEDDLGRGGHPLSKHTGNSGERLACGIIARSAGLFENPKRICACDGITLWEERDRPIAGPGRSKANAETPAAHL; via the exons ATGACAAACAGACAGTGGGAGAACAG tTGCGGGACACCGACACCCGGTGGCGGTAACGTGCGGAGCGTCGTCACCGTGACCTCACCAAGATGGCGGCTCCTGGCGGCGGCCACAGTTCCTTGGTTCGCTTCCGTTTCTGAAAAAGTGGGAAGTTTCCTTTTCAAGACACTGTTTTTCGCGCAGGCGGTGACGTGCGGCCACGGAATGGAGTCGCAGAGACCCACCAAG CTGGAGTTCACGGTGCAGATGACGTGGGAGAGCTGTGCTGATCGggtcagagctgctctggacGGGAAACCGG GAGTGAAGTCGGTCAGTGTTGACGTGGGCAAGGAGCAGGTGTTGGTGGAATCCGCTCTGGCCAGTGCAGAGGTTCAGGCTCTGATAGAAAGCACCGGACGCAGGGCTGTGCTGAAGGGCATCGGAGGATCAGAGCGAG ACCTGGGGGCAGCAGTGGCCATGATGGCTGGTGTGGGACCAATCCAGGGGGTGGTGCGTTTTTTGCAGCTGTCTGAGGAGCGATGTCTGATTGATGGGACCATCGATGGGCTGCAGCCTGGACCTCACGGCCTCCACGTGCACGCGCTGGGGGACCTCACGCGGGACTGCAGCAG TTGTGGAGAGCACTACAACCCGCATGGAAGACAACATGGATCCCCAGAGGACTCTGAGCGG CATGTAGGTGATCTGGGAAATGTTGTTGCTGGACCAGATGGCAGAGCAACATTTAGACTAGAGGACAGCCAACTAAAG GTGTGGGATGTGATTGGCCGGTCCCTAGTGGTAGATGCACAGGAGGACGACCTGGGTCGAGGTGGTCACCCTCTCTCCAAGCACACTGGAAACTCTGGGGAAAG GCTGGCCTGTGGCATCATTGCCCGCTCAGCAGGCCTCTTTGAAAATCCCAAACGGATCTGTGCCTGTGACGGGATCACGCTGTGGGAGGAGAGGGACCGGCCCATAGCCGGGCCAGGTCGAAGCAAGGCCAACGCAGAGACACCGGCGGCACACCTCTGA